In one Caballeronia sp. M1242 genomic region, the following are encoded:
- a CDS encoding ABC transporter permease, protein MNLHAVRAIYRFEMARAGRTLMQSIVSPVISTSLYFVVFGAAIGTRIPEVDGISYGAFIVPGLVMLSLLTQSIANASFGIYFPRFTGTIYELLSAPVSYMELVISYVGAAATKSIILGLIILATARLFVPLRIDHPIWMILFLLLTSVTFSLLGFIIGIWADGFEKLQIIPLLIVTPLTFLGGSFYSINILPPFWKTVALFNPVVYLISGFRWSFYGLADVQVGTSLAMTLVFLAIFIAIVAWIFKTGYRLKA, encoded by the coding sequence ATGAATCTACACGCAGTTCGTGCAATCTACCGCTTCGAGATGGCGCGCGCCGGACGCACGTTGATGCAAAGCATCGTGTCGCCGGTCATCTCCACATCGCTTTACTTCGTCGTGTTCGGCGCTGCCATCGGCACTCGCATTCCGGAAGTGGACGGCATCAGCTACGGCGCGTTCATCGTGCCGGGGCTCGTCATGTTGTCGCTGCTCACGCAGAGCATCGCGAATGCGTCGTTCGGCATCTACTTTCCGCGCTTTACCGGCACCATCTACGAACTGCTGTCCGCGCCGGTGTCGTATATGGAGCTGGTCATCAGCTACGTCGGCGCGGCGGCCACGAAGTCGATCATTCTCGGCCTCATCATTCTTGCCACGGCTCGGCTTTTCGTGCCGCTGCGCATCGATCATCCAATATGGATGATTTTGTTCCTGTTGCTGACCTCGGTGACTTTCAGCCTGCTCGGTTTCATCATCGGAATATGGGCCGACGGCTTCGAGAAACTACAGATCATTCCACTTCTGATCGTGACGCCGCTCACGTTTCTCGGCGGCAGCTTCTATTCGATCAATATCCTTCCGCCGTTCTGGAAGACGGTCGCGCTGTTCAATCCCGTCGTCTATCTCATCAGCGGATTCCGCTGGAGCTTCTATGGCCTCGCGGACGTGCAAGTCGGCACAAGCCTTGCGATGACGCTCGTGTTCCTGGCAATCTTCATCGCCATCGTCGCGTGGATCTTCAAGACCGGGTATCGACTGAAGGCGTAG
- the msrB gene encoding peptide-methionine (R)-S-oxide reductase MsrB — MKIIRRTKRNFLGAMAATLAGGIAPWRQGMAATRASGIPEFEVEHSRTHWRRRLSARQYRVLRRGATEPPFSSPLLEESRRGTFACAGCGLPLFSSETKFESGTGWPSFWVPLDGAVATHASTASIPLPNEVHCRRCGGHLGHVFDDGPNPTGLRYCINGAALVFQAT, encoded by the coding sequence ATGAAAATCATCAGACGCACGAAACGAAATTTCCTTGGCGCGATGGCCGCGACGCTGGCGGGCGGCATTGCGCCGTGGCGGCAGGGGATGGCCGCCACGCGGGCCAGCGGCATTCCTGAGTTCGAGGTCGAGCACAGCCGCACGCACTGGCGCCGGCGCTTGTCCGCGCGGCAGTATCGCGTGTTGCGGCGTGGGGCGACCGAGCCGCCGTTTTCGAGTCCGCTTCTCGAAGAAAGCCGCAGGGGAACGTTCGCGTGCGCGGGCTGCGGATTGCCGCTCTTTTCGTCTGAGACGAAATTCGAAAGCGGAACCGGCTGGCCGAGCTTCTGGGTGCCGCTGGACGGCGCGGTGGCGACGCATGCGAGCACCGCGTCGATACCGTTGCCGAACGAAGTGCATTGCCGGCGTTGCGGCGGTCACCTGGGCCATGTGTTCGACGACGGCCCGAATCCAACAGGCTTGCGCTATTGCATCAACGGCGCGGCGCTCGTCTTTCAGGCGACGTGA